The following are encoded in a window of Gaiellales bacterium genomic DNA:
- a CDS encoding formate--tetrahydrofolate ligase, with translation MKSSLEIAQEATLRPIMDIAREIGLEEDEVDLYGKYKAKVNLSALDRMAGAPDAKIVCVSAITPTKAGEGKTTTSVSLTQGLGHIGKRPVLCLREPSLGPIFGIKGGAAGGGLTQVVPMEDLNLHFTGDFHAIAAANNMLAAFIDRHLFYGNERNIDPHRVTWRRSVDMNDRHLRNIITGLGGPTHGIPRETGFDIVAASEIMAIMGMATSLQDLRKRVGKITVGYDVDGKPVYAEEMGCAGAMTVLLKDALKPNLIQTLEGQPCFMHIGPFGNIAHGNSSIVADLVGRKVGDYVVTEAGFGSDLGMQKFMDIVCRAGGFAPSAVVIVATAKALKHHAGLEDDPRNSESENLKAIETGSANLARHIQNVKHFGLPCVVAANRFPGDTDAEVALVQKLGMEHGAHAAVLNEGFSKGGAGAAEMAEAVADACEQPNTFAFTFDDSDPIDVKIEKIATRVYQADGVDFLPAARQKIEQYTRDGLGNLSICMAKSHLSLSADPALVNAPTGFRIPVRDIRPYTGAGFLTPLCGDIMQMPGLGKTPAGFNVDIDEDGRTVGLF, from the coding sequence TTGAAGTCAAGCCTCGAGATCGCACAGGAAGCGACCCTTCGCCCGATCATGGACATCGCCCGTGAGATCGGCCTCGAGGAGGACGAGGTCGATCTGTACGGGAAGTACAAGGCCAAGGTGAACCTGAGCGCGCTCGACCGGATGGCGGGCGCGCCCGACGCCAAGATCGTGTGCGTCTCGGCGATCACGCCGACGAAGGCCGGCGAGGGCAAGACGACCACGTCGGTCTCGCTCACCCAGGGTCTCGGCCACATCGGCAAGCGGCCGGTGCTGTGCCTGCGCGAGCCGTCGCTCGGCCCGATCTTCGGCATCAAGGGCGGCGCCGCCGGCGGCGGCCTCACCCAGGTCGTCCCGATGGAAGACCTGAACCTCCACTTCACCGGCGACTTCCACGCGATCGCCGCCGCGAACAACATGCTGGCGGCCTTCATCGACCGGCACCTGTTCTACGGCAACGAGCGCAACATCGACCCGCACCGGGTCACGTGGCGGCGCTCGGTCGACATGAACGACCGCCACCTGCGCAACATCATCACCGGCCTGGGTGGCCCGACCCACGGCATCCCCCGCGAGACGGGCTTCGACATCGTCGCCGCCTCCGAGATCATGGCGATCATGGGCATGGCCACGTCGCTGCAGGACCTGCGCAAGCGCGTGGGCAAGATCACGGTGGGCTACGACGTCGACGGCAAGCCGGTGTACGCCGAGGAGATGGGCTGCGCCGGCGCGATGACCGTGCTCCTGAAGGACGCGCTGAAGCCGAACCTGATCCAGACGCTCGAGGGCCAGCCGTGCTTCATGCACATCGGCCCGTTCGGCAACATCGCCCACGGCAACAGCTCCATCGTCGCCGACCTGGTCGGCCGCAAGGTGGGCGACTACGTCGTCACCGAGGCGGGCTTCGGCAGCGACCTCGGCATGCAGAAGTTCATGGACATCGTCTGCCGGGCCGGCGGCTTCGCGCCGAGCGCGGTCGTGATCGTGGCGACGGCGAAGGCGCTCAAGCACCACGCCGGGCTCGAGGACGACCCGCGCAACTCCGAGTCCGAGAACCTGAAGGCGATCGAGACCGGCTCCGCCAACCTGGCCCGCCACATCCAGAACGTGAAGCACTTCGGCCTGCCCTGCGTCGTCGCCGCGAACCGCTTTCCCGGCGACACCGACGCCGAGGTGGCGCTGGTGCAGAAGCTCGGGATGGAGCACGGCGCCCACGCCGCCGTCCTCAACGAGGGCTTCTCGAAGGGCGGCGCCGGCGCCGCCGAGATGGCCGAGGCGGTCGCCGACGCCTGCGAGCAGCCGAACACGTTCGCGTTCACGTTCGACGACTCCGACCCGATCGACGTGAAGATCGAGAAGATCGCCACCCGCGTCTACCAGGCCGACGGCGTCGACTTCCTGCCCGCGGCCCGGCAGAAGATCGAGCAGTACACCCGCGACGGGCTCGGGAACCTGTCGATCTGCATGGCCAAGTCGCACCTGTCGCTCTCGGCCGACCCGGCGCTCGTGAACGCGCCGACCGGCTTCCGCATCCCGGTGCGCGACATCCGCCCGTACACGGGCGCCGGCTTCCTGACCCCGCTCTGCGGCGACATCATGCAGATGCCGGGCCTGGGCAAGACGCCGGCCGGCTTCAACGTGGACATCGACGAAGACGGCAGGACGGTTGGGCTCTTCTAG
- a CDS encoding cyclodeaminase/cyclohydrolase family protein — translation MGSSSDPDLGSEPYLTATLARFLERLAARTPAPGGGSVAAVTCAMAAGLVEMAAAFDTSGMLDQVGARAHELRGKAAALADADGAAYAEVLAALRLPAGPERTARLDDAVGGAIDCPMQVLEIAAEVATLAADVAARGNRNLEGDAITGALLAEASARSAATLAQLNVSMLSRHAMADAHLERLRPGLACATRARERAVEAYVHAERT, via the coding sequence TTGGGCTCTTCTAGCGACCCCGACCTCGGGTCAGAGCCGTATCTGACCGCGACGCTCGCCCGGTTCCTGGAGCGGTTGGCGGCGCGCACCCCGGCGCCCGGCGGCGGGTCGGTCGCGGCGGTCACGTGCGCGATGGCGGCCGGCCTCGTCGAGATGGCGGCCGCCTTCGACACGAGCGGCATGCTGGATCAGGTCGGCGCCCGCGCTCACGAGCTGCGCGGCAAGGCGGCGGCCCTGGCCGACGCCGACGGCGCCGCCTACGCCGAGGTGCTCGCGGCCCTGCGGCTGCCCGCGGGGCCGGAGCGCACCGCCCGGCTGGACGACGCGGTGGGCGGCGCGATCGACTGCCCGATGCAGGTGCTCGAGATCGCGGCCGAGGTGGCGACGCTCGCCGCCGACGTGGCCGCGCGCGGCAACCGAAACCTCGAGGGCGACGCGATCACCGGCGCGCTCCTGGCCGAGGCCTCCGCCCGCTCGGCCGCGACGCTCGCCCAGCTGAACGTGAGCATGCTCTCGCGCCACGCCATGGCCGACGCGCATCTCGAGCGGCTTCGCCCCGGCCTGGCCTGCGCCACTCGCGCGCGCGAGCGGGCCGTCGAGGCCTACGTGCACGCCGAGCGGACGTAG
- the arsM gene encoding arsenite methyltransferase, with amino-acid sequence MASSAEELREQVRIRYAGSARAVAGEGDGCGSGGCCGDETEGERFGGALYAAEQRGELPDAAVLASLGCGNPTAVADLHEGETVLDLGSGGGIDVILSARRVGPTGTAYGLDMTDEMLALARQNARDAGVANVHFLKGLIEQIPLPADSVDVVISNCVINLSTDKAAVLAEISRVLRPGGRLGVSDIVAEDRLTAGERAERGSYVGCIAGALAKAEYEAGLEAAGFEAITVEFTHEVADGMHGAIVKGIKTATPQAVVHPAAQAGCC; translated from the coding sequence ATGGCATCGTCTGCGGAGGAGCTGCGAGAGCAGGTACGGATCAGGTACGCCGGGTCCGCCCGGGCCGTGGCCGGGGAGGGTGACGGGTGTGGCTCGGGTGGATGCTGTGGCGACGAAACGGAGGGCGAGAGGTTCGGCGGGGCGTTGTACGCCGCCGAGCAGCGCGGCGAGCTGCCGGACGCCGCGGTGCTGGCCTCGCTCGGATGCGGCAACCCGACCGCCGTCGCCGATCTCCACGAGGGCGAGACGGTGCTCGACCTGGGCTCCGGCGGCGGCATCGACGTGATCCTGTCGGCCCGGCGGGTTGGCCCGACCGGCACCGCCTACGGCCTGGACATGACCGACGAGATGCTCGCCCTGGCGAGGCAGAACGCGCGCGACGCGGGCGTGGCCAACGTCCACTTCCTCAAGGGGCTGATCGAGCAGATCCCGCTCCCTGCCGACTCGGTCGACGTGGTGATCTCGAACTGTGTGATCAACCTGTCGACCGACAAGGCGGCGGTGCTCGCCGAGATCAGCCGCGTGCTCCGGCCGGGCGGACGCCTCGGGGTCAGCGACATCGTCGCCGAAGACCGGCTCACCGCCGGTGAGCGGGCCGAGCGGGGGAGCTACGTCGGCTGCATCGCCGGAGCGCTCGCGAAGGCCGAGTACGAGGCTGGGCTCGAGGCCGCCGGCTTCGAGGCGATCACGGTCGAGTTCACGCACGAGGTCGCCGACGGCATGCACGGCGCGATCGTGAAGGGCATCAAGACGGCCACACCCCAGGCGGTCGTCCACCCGGCCGCGCAAGCCGGCTGCTGCTGA
- a CDS encoding metalloregulator ArsR/SmtB family transcription factor produces MSGTVVEPVACCGHLGAPALSAEEAAATAEVFKALADPARVRIVNVLATSGEPVCVCHLIEPLGLSQPTVSHHLRKLTDAGLLDREQRGRWAYFSLRPEAAEKLSAVADLKGACC; encoded by the coding sequence ATGAGCGGAACGGTGGTGGAACCAGTCGCGTGTTGCGGCCATCTGGGTGCGCCGGCGCTCTCGGCCGAGGAGGCCGCGGCGACCGCGGAGGTGTTCAAGGCGCTCGCCGATCCGGCCCGGGTGCGGATCGTGAACGTGCTGGCGACGAGCGGCGAGCCGGTCTGCGTGTGTCATCTGATCGAGCCGCTCGGGCTGTCCCAGCCCACGGTCTCACACCACCTGAGGAAGCTGACGGACGCCGGCCTGCTCGACCGGGAGCAGCGCGGCAGGTGGGCGTATTTCTCGTTGCGGCCCGAGGCGGCCGAGAAGCTCTCGGCCGTCGCCGACCTGAAGGGAGCGTGTTGCTGA
- a CDS encoding adenylate/guanylate cyclase domain-containing protein, with translation MDVNQSADEVRPVTALFVDVVGSTGLGERLQPDEVKVLIGDCVSRMSRSVEEHGGMVQAYAGDGIAAYFGVPAARDDDAERAGLAALAILREMETYSEEVASAWGVADFRVRVGINSGQAGVGTVGAEKPQLVALGDMTNVAARLQAAAEPGSIAVGESTERRLRNRFVLEPLGELSVKGRAAPVPAWRLVRRKTAHRQTSRVPLVGRSSEVARLQKVVAELESGRGMVLSIRGDAGIGKSCLLGEVGDLVSREVVWHGGRCRAFSPLYWPFLEMLRSWLEVDETAAEIVVRTRLRARLVETVGDRIDAVMPYLGHLLGTKQTSADAATIQDLPPVDLAERVRAAFREWITCTARTVPVVVVIEDMHVADPATCHTAETLLSVTDEAPLLLAVTMRTQPDSAGWAFHVNALASHPHRLVDLPLEPLAEAEADELAAALGVTDPAIRGLIVSRAEGNPLYVEELSSAPAAFDELRSRTWTITARRVDLPSPLDTFLIAELDALSDDARAVAQAAAVIGRVFSAGILQSIAGTEALRCVPELLRRGIIRERRRRPELEYSFRHGMLQEAALSTLNPARREALYRAGAAAAESLYAGALESHAEMLAHYHAQAGDAATALRYLEMAARQADSLGETSHTLHLWTRTRRAAAAIGDAGAEARAAERIRHIEEAAGAEALTETRPPSMPEAARETVPATAVGESGYTVLETILTDGPLTVHRARTADGTTVALHVIEKHPGGEGGGGRRLFTRALAVENVKDRHVVTVLETRELEERLLVASAWMAGGSLQTRLNEGPLTPERTILAVAHIAVGLDVAHAAGVVHGALTPAAVLFDDDRAALTWIVAADPIHEGYVAPEVAAGASPTVGSDVYGLASVALACLTGADPPVRADDVQVPGTTPVSAGVAWAIRLGRAADPGGRPRTAMMFAQMLKRAATTVRSSRS, from the coding sequence GTGGATGTGAACCAGTCCGCCGACGAGGTACGGCCGGTCACGGCGCTGTTCGTCGACGTCGTCGGTTCAACTGGGCTTGGGGAGCGGCTCCAACCCGACGAGGTGAAGGTTCTCATCGGAGATTGCGTCAGCCGGATGAGCCGTTCCGTCGAGGAGCATGGCGGGATGGTGCAGGCGTATGCGGGAGACGGGATCGCGGCGTACTTCGGCGTCCCCGCCGCGCGCGACGACGACGCGGAGAGGGCCGGCCTCGCGGCGCTCGCGATCCTCCGCGAGATGGAGACCTATTCCGAGGAAGTTGCGTCAGCCTGGGGGGTCGCGGACTTCCGTGTGCGCGTCGGCATCAACTCCGGGCAGGCCGGTGTCGGTACGGTGGGTGCCGAGAAGCCGCAACTCGTCGCGCTCGGTGACATGACGAACGTCGCAGCGCGCCTGCAGGCCGCGGCGGAGCCGGGCTCGATCGCAGTCGGCGAATCGACAGAGCGCCGGCTGCGAAACCGGTTTGTCCTCGAGCCTCTCGGTGAGCTCTCCGTCAAGGGCCGGGCGGCGCCGGTGCCGGCCTGGCGGCTCGTGCGTCGCAAGACAGCGCACCGCCAGACGTCTCGCGTGCCGCTCGTCGGCCGCTCGTCGGAGGTCGCGCGCCTCCAGAAGGTCGTGGCGGAGCTCGAGTCGGGGCGCGGAATGGTGCTGTCCATCCGCGGCGACGCGGGAATCGGGAAATCGTGCCTGCTTGGGGAGGTCGGGGACCTTGTCTCTCGCGAGGTGGTCTGGCACGGCGGCCGGTGCCGGGCGTTCAGCCCGTTGTACTGGCCGTTCCTGGAGATGCTCCGCTCGTGGCTCGAGGTCGACGAGACGGCGGCTGAGATCGTCGTTCGAACGAGGCTGCGGGCCCGGCTCGTGGAGACCGTCGGCGACCGGATCGACGCGGTGATGCCGTACCTCGGGCACCTGCTCGGCACGAAGCAGACCAGCGCCGACGCTGCCACGATCCAGGATCTGCCGCCGGTCGATCTGGCGGAGCGTGTTCGGGCGGCGTTTCGCGAGTGGATCACGTGCACCGCTCGCACGGTCCCGGTGGTCGTCGTGATCGAGGACATGCACGTCGCCGACCCGGCTACGTGCCATACCGCCGAGACGCTGCTTTCGGTCACGGATGAGGCGCCGCTGCTCCTGGCGGTAACGATGCGGACGCAGCCTGACAGCGCCGGCTGGGCGTTCCATGTGAACGCACTCGCGTCGCATCCCCACCGGCTTGTCGACCTGCCGCTCGAACCGCTCGCGGAAGCCGAGGCCGACGAGTTGGCGGCGGCGCTCGGGGTCACCGACCCCGCCATCAGGGGTCTCATCGTGAGCCGGGCGGAGGGCAATCCGCTCTACGTCGAGGAGCTCAGCTCTGCGCCGGCAGCGTTCGACGAGCTGCGTTCGAGAACGTGGACGATCACGGCCAGGCGGGTTGATCTGCCCTCACCGCTCGACACGTTTCTGATCGCTGAGCTCGACGCGCTCAGCGACGACGCGAGGGCGGTCGCCCAGGCCGCCGCGGTGATCGGGCGCGTCTTCAGCGCCGGCATCCTCCAGTCCATCGCGGGCACCGAGGCGTTGCGATGCGTTCCCGAGCTCCTGCGACGGGGCATCATCCGCGAGCGCAGACGGCGGCCCGAGCTCGAATACAGCTTCCGACACGGGATGCTTCAAGAGGCGGCGCTCTCCACCCTCAACCCGGCGCGGCGTGAGGCGCTGTACCGAGCCGGTGCTGCGGCCGCAGAGTCGCTCTATGCCGGTGCACTGGAGTCGCACGCCGAGATGCTGGCCCACTACCATGCCCAGGCCGGGGACGCCGCGACTGCCCTGCGATACCTCGAGATGGCAGCAAGGCAGGCCGACTCGCTCGGAGAGACCAGCCACACCCTGCACCTCTGGACGCGGACACGTCGGGCCGCGGCTGCGATCGGAGACGCGGGCGCCGAGGCCCGCGCCGCGGAACGGATCCGGCACATCGAGGAGGCGGCCGGCGCCGAAGCGCTGACGGAAACACGCCCTCCGTCCATGCCGGAGGCTGCGCGTGAAACCGTGCCGGCGACGGCGGTCGGTGAGAGCGGCTACACCGTGCTCGAGACCATCCTGACGGACGGCCCACTGACCGTGCACCGGGCGAGGACAGCCGACGGGACGACGGTGGCGCTGCACGTGATCGAGAAGCACCCGGGAGGCGAAGGTGGGGGAGGTCGGAGGCTGTTCACCCGTGCTCTGGCCGTCGAGAACGTCAAGGACAGACACGTGGTCACCGTCCTGGAGACGAGGGAGCTCGAGGAGAGGCTGCTCGTCGCGTCGGCGTGGATGGCCGGCGGTTCCCTTCAGACGCGTCTGAACGAGGGCCCTCTCACACCCGAGCGAACCATTTTGGCGGTGGCCCACATTGCGGTGGGCCTCGACGTCGCCCACGCGGCCGGGGTCGTGCACGGCGCGCTGACGCCGGCAGCTGTCCTGTTTGATGACGACCGGGCCGCGCTGACGTGGATCGTGGCGGCCGACCCGATCCATGAGGGCTATGTCGCACCGGAGGTGGCGGCCGGCGCGTCGCCCACCGTCGGCAGTGACGTCTACGGACTGGCGTCGGTCGCGCTCGCGTGCCTGACCGGCGCCGATCCCCCCGTGCGCGCCGACGACGTCCAGGTTCCCGGCACCACGCCGGTCTCGGCCGGAGTCGCCTGGGCGATCCGCCTCGGGCGTGCCGCCGACCCTGGCGGACGGCCGCGGACGGCGATGATGTTCGCACAGATGCTGAAGCGAGCCGCAACGACGGTGCGCTCCTCGCGATCTTGA
- a CDS encoding aminoglycoside phosphotransferase family protein gives MKVATTPTLTAIDGLSALVTRVIERTGGPAPQRLDLWYLRRKPQRGLMAVYALPAADPPLACLQLAEGSMAGPCVRFGADAIAGAVVTGAWPGIVRLPALGLTLQAFPEDADLAGLAEVYSLDPGGTAFARIRDALRAATGDNSLAPRSVSSEPLRYKPSDRCVLRLTARPHGQSVVAKLYADHALAASVHARTETLYAHQLGEVKAVAAGRTLGPPFIPRPLALLDWLGLTVAEDVRAPCGSGTPIVSEAAKLLNPRDPPGRSAETVATIALGLARLHAFPLPRGWPVRSAAGEADRAVRRAKQLAAYAPGHAERVLALGEQVAERLTEIAPATPRAAHGSFKPAQLLFRGDRLFITDFDQLCAADPALDVGYFLAYLRPSALWYRRRGARAWYEALEDAFLTTYASALGDLTGDQGEATRIAGRSHLYSAALLFKIANRRPNRLNSIRPGELDAMLGEIDACLETRAPEKC, from the coding sequence ATGAAGGTGGCCACAACGCCCACTCTCACCGCCATCGACGGGCTGTCGGCATTGGTCACGCGGGTGATTGAGCGCACCGGCGGACCAGCGCCGCAGCGGCTCGATCTCTGGTACCTGCGCCGCAAGCCGCAGCGTGGCCTGATGGCCGTCTACGCCCTCCCGGCTGCGGACCCTCCGCTGGCGTGCCTCCAGCTGGCCGAGGGATCGATGGCCGGGCCTTGCGTGCGCTTCGGGGCTGATGCAATCGCGGGCGCAGTCGTCACCGGAGCCTGGCCGGGCATCGTTCGGCTGCCGGCGCTGGGCCTGACCCTCCAGGCGTTTCCCGAGGACGCGGATCTCGCCGGGCTCGCCGAGGTGTACTCGCTGGACCCCGGCGGCACGGCGTTCGCGCGAATCCGCGATGCGCTCCGCGCGGCCACGGGCGATAACTCGCTCGCTCCCCGCTCGGTGTCCTCGGAGCCGCTTCGCTACAAGCCTTCCGACCGCTGTGTTCTGCGCCTTACGGCGCGGCCACACGGTCAAAGCGTCGTCGCCAAGCTTTACGCGGACCACGCGCTCGCCGCGTCTGTTCATGCGCGGACGGAGACGTTGTACGCGCATCAGCTCGGGGAGGTGAAGGCAGTGGCGGCCGGCCGCACGCTCGGCCCGCCCTTCATTCCGCGGCCGCTGGCGCTGCTCGACTGGCTCGGGCTCACGGTTGCGGAGGATGTCCGCGCGCCGTGCGGGAGCGGAACGCCAATCGTGTCGGAGGCGGCGAAGCTCCTGAACCCGCGGGACCCGCCGGGGCGGTCGGCCGAGACGGTGGCCACGATTGCGCTCGGGCTGGCACGCCTGCATGCGTTTCCCTTGCCGCGAGGATGGCCGGTGCGGTCAGCGGCCGGCGAAGCCGATCGTGCCGTGCGCAGGGCGAAGCAACTCGCGGCGTACGCACCCGGTCACGCCGAGCGGGTGCTCGCCCTCGGAGAGCAGGTCGCAGAGCGGCTTACAGAGATCGCGCCCGCCACGCCCCGCGCGGCACATGGAAGCTTCAAACCCGCCCAGCTCCTGTTCCGCGGAGATCGCCTGTTCATCACCGACTTCGACCAGTTGTGCGCGGCCGATCCTGCCCTCGACGTCGGGTATTTTCTCGCCTACCTGCGTCCGTCCGCCCTGTGGTATCGCCGTCGCGGCGCGCGCGCGTGGTACGAGGCGCTCGAGGACGCGTTCCTGACCACGTATGCGAGCGCCCTCGGTGACCTCACGGGCGATCAGGGGGAGGCTACCCGGATCGCGGGCCGCTCGCATCTCTACTCCGCGGCGCTGCTCTTCAAGATTGCCAACCGCAGGCCGAACCGGCTGAACAGCATCCGCCCCGGCGAGCTGGATGCGATGCTCGGGGAGATCGACGCGTGCCTCGAGACGAGGGCCCCAGAGAAGTGCTGA
- a CDS encoding ABC transporter ATP-binding protein — MLTRFLYVNLRGRRSLVVVAVSLTLGLVICDLGLPFPLKFILDKYVNNQDPSFPLSDHVLPWFNHFGSSAGLTSGERYTVVGVIVYSTALLLALGLVEAVLSYAQLFLAAFIGQTLAASLRVRLFDHLQRLSLEWHSRQHTGDLVQRLTSNIADIEKLVTDGLVDLLAGVLTLIGMLIVMLLLNWQFTVLTMVIIPAMFASVFGYTRSIKVATKLAAKDTADVADIATEDIGAITEIKAFTLEDRESRHFRRFSRRLFQSKFGAGTLQAEFTPLVMVLMAISNAAILCIGAYVMVGNTFSAGFLTIPANSVSAGTLTLFIAYLKQLYQPMRDLSKLTNIASSAGSAAERIQAALDAEPELDDYRQARGHPTRTRGGIVFRDVVFGYREGESVLHGIDLDIRPGRRVALVGLSGSGKTTMVKLIPRFYDVWEGTVELDGTDVRRYPLAVLRGNMSLVLQDSILFEGTIRDNLALGRPNATDAEVVEAARRAKIHDRIMAMHGAYGAEVRGQGKNFSGGERQRLAIARAMLRDAPVLILDEPTASLDVEAEAEVMRAIDTLIEGRTVVMISHRLSTLGHADEIIVLEDGGIAEQGTFSGLESSGGVFARMLAEQYQYSPVRVGADADVATVADGPAGGDSGFAAARSTSRWFGTLEGEGEPNVAPGPMVDFRQARRSARESSARMRRGS; from the coding sequence GTGCTGACACGCTTCCTGTATGTCAACCTGCGCGGTCGGCGATCGCTCGTCGTGGTCGCGGTCAGCCTCACATTGGGCCTCGTCATCTGCGACCTGGGGCTGCCGTTTCCGCTCAAGTTCATCCTCGACAAATACGTCAACAACCAGGACCCGAGCTTCCCGCTCTCCGACCACGTGCTCCCGTGGTTCAACCACTTCGGCTCATCCGCCGGCCTGACTTCCGGCGAGAGGTACACCGTTGTCGGGGTCATCGTCTATTCCACCGCGTTGTTGCTCGCGTTGGGCCTCGTCGAAGCCGTACTGTCCTACGCCCAGCTCTTCCTGGCCGCCTTTATCGGCCAGACGCTTGCGGCGAGCCTGCGGGTACGGCTGTTCGACCACCTCCAGCGGCTCTCGCTCGAATGGCATTCGCGGCAGCACACCGGGGACCTCGTGCAGCGTCTCACGAGCAATATCGCGGACATCGAAAAGCTCGTCACGGATGGGTTGGTCGACCTGCTCGCGGGCGTCCTCACCCTGATCGGGATGCTCATCGTCATGCTCCTGCTCAACTGGCAATTCACCGTCCTGACCATGGTGATCATCCCTGCCATGTTCGCGAGTGTCTTCGGGTACACGCGAAGCATCAAGGTTGCGACCAAGCTCGCCGCCAAGGACACGGCGGACGTCGCCGACATCGCGACCGAGGACATCGGCGCGATCACCGAGATCAAGGCGTTCACGCTCGAGGACAGGGAGTCGCGTCACTTCCGCCGCTTCTCTCGCCGCCTGTTCCAGTCGAAGTTCGGCGCAGGCACCCTGCAGGCGGAGTTCACGCCGCTGGTGATGGTGCTGATGGCGATCTCGAACGCCGCCATCCTGTGCATCGGCGCCTACGTGATGGTGGGGAATACGTTTTCGGCTGGGTTCCTCACCATCCCGGCCAACTCCGTTTCGGCGGGCACCCTCACCCTGTTCATCGCGTACCTGAAGCAGCTGTACCAGCCGATGCGTGACCTGTCGAAGCTCACCAACATCGCGTCGAGCGCGGGTTCGGCGGCGGAGCGGATCCAGGCGGCGCTCGACGCGGAGCCGGAACTCGACGATTACCGGCAGGCCCGCGGACACCCGACCCGCACGCGCGGCGGAATCGTCTTCCGGGATGTGGTGTTCGGATATCGCGAGGGCGAATCCGTGCTGCATGGGATCGATCTCGACATCAGGCCCGGCAGACGGGTTGCGCTCGTCGGCCTCTCGGGCAGCGGCAAGACGACGATGGTGAAGCTGATACCGAGGTTCTACGACGTCTGGGAGGGCACCGTGGAGCTCGACGGCACCGACGTGCGCCGGTACCCGCTGGCGGTGCTGCGCGGCAACATGAGCCTCGTGCTCCAGGACTCGATCCTGTTCGAGGGCACGATCCGCGACAACCTTGCGCTGGGCCGGCCGAACGCCACCGATGCCGAGGTCGTCGAGGCGGCCAGGCGGGCCAAGATTCACGATCGGATCATGGCGATGCACGGCGCGTACGGGGCCGAGGTTCGCGGGCAGGGCAAGAACTTCTCCGGCGGCGAGCGGCAGCGACTCGCGATCGCCCGTGCCATGCTGCGCGACGCACCGGTCCTGATCCTCGACGAGCCAACCGCCAGCCTCGACGTGGAGGCCGAGGCGGAGGTCATGCGGGCAATCGACACCCTGATCGAAGGTCGCACCGTCGTCATGATCTCTCACCGCCTGTCAACGCTGGGGCACGCCGACGAGATCATCGTGCTCGAGGACGGCGGGATCGCAGAGCAGGGCACCTTTTCGGGGCTCGAGAGCTCGGGTGGCGTGTTCGCTCGGATGCTCGCCGAGCAGTACCAGTACAGCCCCGTCCGGGTCGGCGCAGACGCCGACGTCGCCACCGTCGCAGACGGACCCGCCGGAGGTGACAGCGGTTTCGCGGCAGCGCGGTCGACGTCGCGCTGGTTCGGAACGCTCGAGGGGGAGGGGGAGCCGAATGTCGCCCCCGGCCCGATGGTGGATTTCCGCCAGGCCCGCCGCTCAGCCCGCGAGTCGAGCGCCCGTATGCGGCGAGGGTCCTGA